One part of the Tunicatimonas pelagia genome encodes these proteins:
- a CDS encoding FAD-dependent oxidoreductase: MSKIDEGIAYPTLSQPQIEQLQHYGEVQTTKVGDILFQVGDKDYDWFVIIEGALEILSNADTNPDILAVRTDGQFLGEISLLTGQTAFLTARVQQAGSVLKISSEKLREIIATNPQISELVLNAFLMRREILRGNAATSALKIVGSRFSSDTQRLRAFAARNQLPHQWIDVEQDTQAEVLLTAFHVAPQDTPIVIWQGKEVLRNPTDSDLTRRLGLNRTVASGEMVDLIVIGAGPGGLAASVYGASEGLSTLTLEAVSTGGQAGTSSKIENYLGFPAGLSGAELANRAVAQAQKFGARIVVSQAATQLREEAGHYVVQLADGEEVAAQNVIIATGARYRKLPIANLPKYEGQGVYYAATQTEAQLCYNEPIMVVGGGNSAGQAAIFLAGHAQKVYIVIRRESLVSSMSRYLIDRIERTDNITVLSHTEVVGLGGERFLEQVVIQNNQTQEQQELPIKALFTFIGADPHTQWLQDVVALDDQGFILTGNALEQAKGWNITTRAPFLLETSLPGVFAVGDVRSGSVKRVASAVGEGSIAVKFIFEYLAAQ; encoded by the coding sequence ATGAGTAAGATTGACGAAGGCATTGCCTATCCTACCTTGTCCCAGCCTCAGATTGAACAATTGCAACACTACGGTGAAGTGCAGACTACCAAAGTAGGCGATATTCTCTTCCAGGTAGGTGATAAAGACTATGATTGGTTTGTGATCATTGAAGGTGCACTGGAAATTCTTAGTAATGCAGACACAAACCCTGATATACTAGCGGTTCGTACTGATGGGCAGTTTCTGGGAGAAATCAGTCTGTTAACCGGACAGACTGCGTTTCTTACCGCCCGGGTACAGCAAGCCGGAAGTGTACTGAAAATTTCTTCGGAAAAACTACGCGAAATCATCGCTACCAACCCTCAAATCAGTGAGTTAGTGCTCAATGCCTTTCTCATGCGTCGCGAGATTTTACGAGGCAATGCCGCTACCTCAGCACTGAAGATTGTCGGTTCGCGCTTTTCTAGCGATACGCAACGACTACGAGCGTTTGCTGCCCGCAATCAGTTACCTCATCAGTGGATTGATGTGGAACAAGATACACAAGCCGAAGTGCTGTTAACAGCATTTCACGTTGCTCCTCAGGATACGCCCATTGTTATTTGGCAAGGAAAAGAGGTGCTTAGAAATCCTACCGACAGTGATCTTACCCGCCGATTAGGCTTGAACCGAACGGTTGCCTCGGGAGAGATGGTGGATTTAATCGTTATTGGGGCTGGCCCCGGAGGGTTGGCCGCTTCGGTCTACGGTGCTTCGGAGGGACTTTCTACCCTAACATTAGAAGCAGTATCTACCGGAGGGCAAGCGGGTACTTCGTCTAAGATTGAAAATTACCTAGGTTTTCCAGCGGGACTATCAGGAGCTGAGCTGGCTAACCGAGCGGTTGCCCAGGCTCAAAAGTTCGGAGCCCGTATTGTAGTTTCGCAGGCAGCCACCCAATTGCGGGAAGAAGCTGGACATTATGTTGTTCAATTAGCGGATGGTGAAGAAGTGGCAGCTCAAAACGTTATTATCGCTACCGGAGCTCGCTACCGCAAGTTACCAATAGCGAATCTACCTAAGTACGAAGGTCAGGGTGTCTACTACGCCGCTACCCAGACCGAAGCTCAATTATGTTATAATGAACCAATAATGGTGGTTGGAGGCGGTAATTCAGCTGGGCAAGCGGCTATCTTCTTAGCGGGCCACGCCCAAAAAGTATATATCGTCATCCGCCGAGAAAGCTTAGTCAGTAGTATGTCGCGCTACCTTATTGACCGTATTGAACGTACCGACAATATTACGGTATTATCTCATACCGAAGTAGTTGGGTTAGGTGGAGAAAGGTTTTTGGAACAAGTAGTTATTCAGAATAATCAGACCCAAGAGCAACAAGAACTCCCCATTAAAGCATTATTTACATTTATCGGGGCTGATCCGCACACCCAGTGGTTACAGGATGTAGTCGCACTGGATGACCAAGGGTTTATCTTAACCGGAAACGCCCTGGAGCAAGCTAAGGGTTGGAACATTACTACCCGCGCTCCTTTTCTATTGGAAACTAGTTTGCCAGGAGTGTTTGCCGTAGGAGATGTACGCAGCGGTTCGGTTAAAAGAGTAGCTTCTGCGGTAGGCGAAGGTTCCATTGCGGTGAAATTTATTTTTGAGTATCTGGCTGCTCAGTAG